In the genome of Sneathia sanguinegens, one region contains:
- the uraA gene encoding uracil permease, producing MSKKIIGVSEKVPAALLLPLSLQHTFAMFGASVLVPILFNVNPSIVLLMNGIGTLLFILITKAKAPAYLGSSFAFIGVGQLIISTMGFKYAIGAFATTGFLGCILAFLIFKFKTKWIDVVLPPAAMGAVVSLIGFELAGVTIRGGKIGANILTETATKADVIVFLITLSTAIIGSVLFRKFFATIPILIAIVVGYISALFFGMIDFTPVITSKIFTIPQFTSPIFSLKASLIMLPVLLVITSEHISHQVVTSNIIGTNLLEEPGLHRSIFADNFSTMLSGLVGGVPTTTYGENIGVMAITKVYSVYVIAGAAIISICMAFIGPINMLIQTIPGNVIGGVTFLLYGMIGTSGIRLLVDQKVDYSKTRNLILTSVVFISGLSGLELNFFGIQLRGMVLASVVAVVISLIFYVLEKLNLTNGN from the coding sequence ATGTCAAAAAAAATTATTGGAGTTAGCGAAAAAGTTCCAGCAGCACTTTTATTACCTTTAAGTTTACAACATACCTTTGCTATGTTTGGAGCATCGGTGTTAGTACCAATATTATTCAATGTAAATCCAAGTATTGTATTATTGATGAATGGAATAGGAACCTTACTTTTTATATTAATCACTAAGGCTAAAGCACCAGCATATTTAGGTTCAAGTTTTGCATTTATAGGAGTTGGGCAATTAATTATTTCAACTATGGGCTTTAAATATGCAATAGGAGCATTTGCAACTACTGGATTTTTAGGTTGTATTTTAGCATTTCTAATTTTTAAATTTAAAACGAAATGGATAGATGTTGTTCTACCACCTGCAGCTATGGGAGCAGTTGTTTCATTAATAGGTTTTGAATTAGCTGGTGTAACAATAAGAGGTGGAAAAATAGGTGCAAATATTTTAACAGAAACAGCTACTAAAGCTGATGTAATAGTATTTTTAATAACTTTATCAACAGCAATTATAGGTTCTGTATTATTTAGAAAATTCTTTGCAACTATTCCTATATTAATTGCAATAGTAGTCGGGTATATATCAGCATTATTCTTTGGAATGATAGATTTCACTCCAGTAATAACTTCTAAAATTTTCACAATTCCTCAATTCACAAGTCCAATTTTTTCATTAAAGGCATCATTAATAATGCTACCAGTTTTATTAGTTATCACATCAGAACATATAAGTCATCAAGTTGTTACAAGTAATATAATAGGAACTAATTTATTAGAAGAACCAGGATTACATAGAAGTATTTTTGCTGATAATTTTTCAACTATGTTATCAGGTTTAGTTGGGGGTGTACCTACAACTACTTATGGAGAAAATATAGGTGTAATGGCAATAACTAAAGTTTATTCAGTTTATGTAATAGCAGGAGCTGCAATAATATCAATATGTATGGCATTTATAGGGCCTATTAATATGCTAATACAAACTATACCTGGAAATGTTATAGGGGGAGTAACATTTTTATTATATGGTATGATAGGGACATCAGGAATTAGATTATTAGTTGATCAAAAAGTTGATTATTCAAAGACAAGAAATTTAATTTTAACATCGGTAGTATTTATATCAGGTTTAAGTGGTTTAGAGCTTAATTTCTTTGGTATTCAATTAAGAGGTATGGTCTTAGCAAGTGTAGTAGCAGTTGTGATAAGCTTAATCTTCTATGTACTTGAAAAATTAAATTTAACAAATGGAAATTAA
- a CDS encoding LemA family protein — MFLIVFLLLILLILLYILYIKNRYVTLDNFNQEAWSNVKIYLQKRLDLIPNLVNTVKGYASHEKNTLDSVIKARSNLINIDMSNIQNINEIIKNENLLTQSLRSLMMLHEAYPELKANEAFLNLQKELADIENEILATRKYYNATCRTLNIFVQKFPNSLFFNLLKFRKADLFETTEEVNKVPKVEF; from the coding sequence ATGTTTTTAATAGTCTTTTTATTGCTAATCCTACTTATACTTTTGTACATACTTTATATAAAAAATAGATATGTTACTTTAGATAATTTCAATCAAGAAGCTTGGAGCAATGTTAAAATATATCTACAAAAAAGATTAGATTTAATACCTAATTTAGTAAATACTGTAAAAGGATATGCAAGTCATGAAAAAAATACACTTGATTCTGTAATAAAAGCTCGTTCTAATTTAATTAATATAGATATGTCTAATATACAAAATATTAATGAAATAATTAAAAATGAAAATTTATTAACTCAATCTTTGAGAAGCCTAATGATGCTACATGAAGCTTATCCTGAATTAAAAGCAAATGAAGCTTTCTTAAATTTACAAAAAGAGTTAGCTGATATAGAGAATGAAATTTTAGCAACTAGAAAATATTATAATGCTACTTGTAGAACTCTTAATATCTTTGTTCAAAAATTTCCAAATTCTTTATTTTTCAATCTACTTAAATTTAGAAAAGCAGATTTATTTGAAACAACAGAAGAAGTAAATAAGGTTCCTAAGGTAGAATTTTAG
- the ruvC gene encoding crossover junction endodeoxyribonuclease RuvC, with protein MRVMGIDPGTAIVGYSIVDIEKGKYHLIDYGCIFTEQDLAMPRRLEIIFQRLDTIIKLYKPTEVAIEELYFFKNQKTVIKVGQARGVIVLVCQLNGLEIFDYTPLQVKMGVASYGRATKKQIQEMVKLILNLDEIPKPDDAADAIAIAINHINNRNIPTNNVGKIRKNTIKMGTKISIEEYKKLINK; from the coding sequence ATGCGGGTTATGGGAATAGATCCAGGAACTGCTATTGTAGGTTATTCTATCGTAGATATAGAAAAAGGCAAATATCATTTAATAGACTATGGTTGTATTTTTACAGAGCAAGACTTAGCTATGCCTAGAAGATTAGAAATAATATTTCAAAGATTAGATACAATAATAAAACTATATAAGCCAACGGAAGTTGCTATAGAAGAATTGTATTTTTTTAAAAATCAAAAAACAGTTATTAAGGTTGGTCAAGCAAGGGGAGTAATAGTTTTGGTTTGCCAATTGAATGGCTTAGAAATATTTGATTATACACCATTACAAGTTAAAATGGGAGTAGCTTCTTATGGAAGGGCTACAAAAAAACAAATACAAGAAATGGTTAAATTAATATTAAATTTGGACGAAATACCTAAGCCAGATGATGCAGCTGATGCTATTGCTATAGCTATTAATCATATAAATAATAGAAATATACCAACAAATAATGTTGGAAAAATAAGAAAAAATACAATAAAAATGGGAACAAAAATAAGTATAGAAGAGTATAAAAAATTAATAAATAAGTAG
- a CDS encoding tRNA (cytidine(34)-2'-O)-methyltransferase, translating into MKVVLYEPEIPYNTGNIGRTCVLTNTELHLIKPLGFDISEKAVKRAGLDYWKNVKLFVWDSYEQFMEAHKGARIFYATTKTKNRYTDVKFEKDDYIMFGPESRGIPETILKENIDKCITVPMLPLGRSLNLSNSVAIVLYETYRQIDFNFND; encoded by the coding sequence ATGAAAGTCGTTTTATATGAACCTGAAATACCATATAATACAGGAAACATTGGTAGAACTTGTGTTTTGACCAATACAGAATTACATTTGATAAAACCTTTGGGTTTTGATATATCAGAAAAAGCAGTTAAAAGAGCAGGACTTGATTATTGGAAGAATGTTAAATTATTTGTTTGGGATAGCTATGAACAATTCATGGAAGCACATAAGGGAGCAAGAATATTTTATGCTACAACTAAAACAAAAAATAGATATACAGATGTAAAATTTGAAAAAGATGATTATATAATGTTTGGACCAGAATCAAGAGGTATACCTGAAACTATATTAAAGGAAAATATAGATAAGTGTATAACTGTACCTATGTTGCCACTGGGTAGATCACTTAATTTATCTAATTCAGTAGCTATAGTATTATATGAAACATATAGACAAATAGATTTTAATTTTAATGATTGA
- the metG gene encoding methionine--tRNA ligase, protein MKYITTPIYYPNAKAHIGTAYTTILCDALARYERLFGEEVKFLTGLDEHGQKIQESAEKNGVSPQEWVDRMTVDFKKLWKDLKISNDDFIRTTEQRHIDTVQKILQKVYDNGDIYLGEYKGKYCVSEETFVTESQLVDGKYMGKEVIEVSEPSYFFRLSKYADKILKYYEEHPDFIIPKQRKNELISFINQGLQDLSISRTTFEWGIPISLDENKGHIVYVWFDALTNYITAAKYGKDEKEFDHIWNKGTVYHFVGKDILRFHAIIWPAMLMSAGIALPDHIVAHGWWTVNGEKMSKSLGNVVDPLEEVEKYGLDSFKYFLLRESTLGQDADYSENQMILRINSDLANDLGNLLNRTLGMQKKYFGDIVEKAGLKTSLEEEIYEQYSNLLKEVREKVEEANFSKALESIWKLVSRMNKYIDETMPWKLSKENDEERLSTVMYTLLDMIYKIAYLVSPILVDSSKKILNQLGIEEIKNNIYEIGDYPLKTKINKAEPVFPRIEKEKKEFCTDLKINNAINIEDFSKIKIGVVELLKVEPVEKSNKLLKFIVDTGSEKRQILSGIAEYYKNYEDLVGKKVLAVLNLEPIKLVGEISQGMLLTTEEKKKVKLITISNEVKNGAKVR, encoded by the coding sequence ATGAAATATATAACTACACCTATATATTATCCTAATGCAAAGGCACATATAGGAACTGCATATACTACAATTTTGTGTGATGCTTTAGCAAGATATGAAAGATTATTTGGTGAAGAAGTTAAATTTTTGACAGGTTTAGATGAACATGGTCAAAAAATACAAGAATCAGCAGAAAAAAATGGGGTTAGTCCTCAAGAATGGGTAGATAGAATGACTGTTGATTTTAAAAAATTATGGAAAGATTTAAAAATTTCAAATGATGATTTTATTAGAACAACAGAACAAAGACACATTGATACAGTACAAAAAATATTGCAAAAAGTTTATGATAATGGAGACATATACTTAGGAGAATATAAGGGAAAATATTGTGTATCTGAAGAAACTTTTGTTACAGAAAGTCAGTTAGTGGATGGAAAATATATGGGTAAAGAAGTAATTGAGGTTTCAGAACCTTCATATTTCTTTAGATTATCAAAATATGCAGATAAAATTTTAAAATATTATGAAGAACATCCGGATTTTATAATACCAAAACAAAGAAAAAATGAATTGATTTCATTTATAAATCAAGGTTTACAAGATTTATCAATTTCAAGAACAACTTTTGAATGGGGAATACCTATATCATTAGATGAAAATAAAGGTCATATAGTTTATGTGTGGTTTGATGCCTTAACAAATTATATTACAGCTGCAAAATATGGAAAAGATGAAAAAGAATTTGATCATATTTGGAATAAAGGAACAGTATATCATTTTGTAGGTAAGGATATTTTAAGATTTCACGCAATAATATGGCCAGCTATGCTTATGTCAGCAGGTATTGCTTTGCCTGATCATATTGTAGCTCATGGTTGGTGGACAGTTAATGGTGAAAAAATGAGTAAATCTTTAGGAAATGTCGTTGATCCTTTAGAAGAAGTTGAAAAATATGGTTTAGATTCATTTAAATATTTCCTATTAAGAGAATCTACTCTAGGTCAAGATGCGGATTATTCAGAAAATCAAATGATTCTAAGAATAAATTCAGATTTAGCAAATGATTTAGGTAATTTATTGAATAGAACTTTGGGAATGCAAAAGAAATATTTTGGAGATATTGTTGAAAAAGCTGGACTTAAAACTTCACTAGAAGAAGAAATCTATGAACAATATTCTAATTTATTAAAAGAAGTTAGAGAAAAAGTTGAAGAAGCTAATTTTTCTAAGGCATTAGAAAGTATTTGGAAATTAGTTTCAAGAATGAATAAGTATATAGATGAAACTATGCCTTGGAAATTATCTAAAGAAAATGATGAAGAAAGATTGTCTACAGTGATGTATACCTTATTAGATATGATTTATAAGATTGCATATTTAGTATCACCAATTTTGGTAGATTCAAGTAAGAAAATTTTAAATCAATTAGGTATAGAAGAAATAAAGAATAATATATATGAAATTGGAGACTATCCATTAAAAACAAAAATAAATAAGGCAGAACCTGTATTTCCTAGAATAGAAAAAGAAAAAAAAGAATTTTGCACTGATTTAAAAATAAATAATGCTATAAATATAGAAGATTTTTCAAAGATAAAAATAGGGGTTGTAGAATTATTAAAGGTAGAACCTGTAGAAAAATCTAATAAATTATTAAAATTTATTGTTGATACTGGAAGCGAAAAAAGACAAATTTTATCTGGAATAGCAGAATATTATAAAAATTATGAAGATTTAGTAGGTAAAAAAGTTCTAGCAGTGCTTAATTTGGAACCAATTAAGTTGGTTGGAGAAATATCTCAAGGTATGTTATTAACAACCGAAGAAAAGAAAAAAGTTAAATTAATAACTATATCTAATGAAGTAAAAAATGGAGCAAAAGTTAGATGA
- a CDS encoding TlpA disulfide reductase family protein has translation MKKILVAMLFFTSFTFANKLKVVELDNLANKYVVYSSINCSACREEFKEIQKIYNKYKEMANIAVVLYPSDENEVNYKFIKDNNYTFEVYYDQDHKIDKLLKIEYVPTIYKYEKGIFKKSADEFLTEENFYKNEKKNIDKKLRKKLKEIIVEDIKGKKFNLLKLLEKNDYISYLSGEIKNKKAVILVDDKKYLTKDNYFIEKNKLDKGIIEIVSSYIKPY, from the coding sequence ATGAAAAAAATATTAGTTGCTATGCTATTTTTTACATCTTTTACTTTTGCAAATAAATTAAAAGTAGTAGAATTAGATAATTTAGCAAATAAATATGTGGTGTATAGTTCTATAAATTGTTCAGCTTGTAGGGAAGAATTTAAAGAAATACAAAAAATTTATAATAAATACAAGGAAATGGCAAACATAGCAGTAGTTCTATATCCCAGTGATGAAAATGAAGTTAATTATAAATTTATAAAAGATAATAATTATACTTTTGAAGTATATTATGACCAAGATCATAAAATCGATAAATTATTGAAGATAGAATATGTTCCAACAATATATAAATATGAGAAGGGTATTTTTAAAAAGAGTGCTGATGAATTTCTTACAGAAGAAAATTTCTATAAAAATGAAAAGAAAAATATAGATAAAAAATTAAGAAAAAAACTTAAAGAAATTATTGTTGAAGATATAAAAGGGAAAAAATTTAATTTACTTAAATTATTAGAAAAAAATGACTATATATCTTACTTGTCTGGAGAAATTAAAAACAAGAAAGCCGTAATATTGGTAGATGATAAAAAATACTTAACAAAAGATAATTATTTTATAGAAAAAAATAAATTAGATAAGGGAATTATTGAGATTGTTTCCTCATATATTAAACCATATTAA
- the nrdD gene encoding anaerobic ribonucleoside-triphosphate reductase translates to MIVIKRDGREVEYDKSKIINAINKANAEVVLKDKVSVEQIDEIITSLEKKINKKITVESIQDFIETKLMEYDKYELAKKYIIYRYTRALVRKANTTDDSILSLISNKNKEVGEENSNKNASVASTQRDLIAGEVSKDISRRILIPEKLRKAHDDGVLHFHDMDYFLQPIFNCCLVNIKDMLENGTVMNGKLIESPKSFQVACTIVTQIIAAVASSQYGGQSVNIKHLGKYLRRSREKYYNITKEKFGNQLNEDLLNKIVDDRLKDELRSGVQTIQYQINTLMTTNGQSPFVTLFLEIDEKDPYINEVAMIIEEILKQRYEGIKNEKGVYITPAFPKLVYVLDECNALKGGKYDYLTKLAVKCSSKRMYPDYISAKKMRENYEGNVFSPMGCRSFLSPYKNAEGKYIFEGRFNQGVVSLNLAQIGILAANDEKKYMELLDERLQLAYEGLMLRHNRLMGTPSDISPIHWQYGAIARLKKGEKIDKYLMNGYSTISLGYIGLYEATKLVVGESHTTEKGSKFALKVMHRLREACDKWKKETGIGFGLYGTPAESLCYRFAKIDKNRFGSIKDITDKGYYTNSYHVDVREKIDAMSKFIFESQFQSISNGGAISYVEIPNLTKNLEAIEEVVKFMYDHIQYAEFNTKSDYCHVCAYDGEIIINSDGDWECPQCHNKDHNKMNVTRRTCGYLGENFWNEGKTKEISKRVLHL, encoded by the coding sequence ATGATAGTTATAAAAAGAGACGGAAGAGAAGTCGAATATGATAAAAGTAAAATAATTAATGCAATAAATAAGGCTAATGCTGAAGTAGTACTAAAAGACAAAGTTAGTGTAGAACAAATTGATGAAATTATAACATCATTAGAGAAAAAAATTAATAAAAAAATTACTGTTGAATCTATACAAGATTTTATAGAAACTAAGCTTATGGAATATGATAAATATGAATTAGCAAAGAAATATATAATATATAGATATACAAGGGCCTTAGTTAGAAAGGCTAACACAACAGATGATTCAATTTTAAGTTTAATTAGTAATAAAAATAAGGAAGTTGGGGAAGAAAATTCTAATAAAAATGCAAGTGTAGCTTCAACACAAAGAGATTTAATAGCGGGAGAAGTGTCTAAAGATATAAGCAGAAGAATTTTAATACCTGAAAAGTTGAGAAAAGCACATGATGATGGTGTGCTACATTTCCATGATATGGACTATTTTTTACAACCCATCTTTAATTGTTGCCTTGTAAATATTAAGGATATGCTAGAAAATGGTACAGTGATGAATGGTAAATTGATTGAAAGTCCTAAAAGTTTTCAAGTAGCTTGTACTATTGTTACACAAATTATTGCTGCAGTTGCTAGTAGTCAATATGGAGGGCAATCGGTTAATATTAAACATCTTGGGAAATATCTAAGACGAAGTAGGGAAAAATATTATAATATAACTAAAGAAAAATTTGGAAACCAATTGAATGAAGATTTATTAAATAAAATAGTTGATGATAGATTAAAAGATGAATTAAGATCAGGAGTTCAAACAATACAATATCAAATTAATACATTAATGACTACAAATGGTCAATCACCCTTTGTTACCTTATTTCTTGAAATAGATGAAAAAGATCCATATATAAATGAAGTTGCTATGATAATAGAAGAAATATTAAAACAAAGATATGAAGGTATAAAAAATGAAAAAGGTGTATATATTACACCAGCCTTTCCTAAATTAGTCTATGTACTAGATGAATGTAATGCACTAAAAGGTGGAAAATATGACTACTTGACAAAACTGGCAGTTAAATGTAGTAGTAAAAGAATGTATCCAGATTATATAAGTGCAAAAAAAATGAGAGAAAATTATGAAGGAAATGTATTTAGTCCTATGGGGTGTAGATCATTTTTATCACCATATAAAAATGCTGAAGGGAAATATATATTTGAAGGAAGATTTAATCAAGGAGTTGTTAGTTTGAATTTAGCTCAAATAGGAATCTTGGCAGCAAATGATGAAAAAAAATATATGGAATTATTAGATGAAAGATTACAATTAGCATATGAAGGACTTATGTTAAGACATAATAGATTAATGGGAACTCCATCAGACATTTCGCCTATACATTGGCAATACGGAGCTATAGCTAGATTAAAAAAGGGAGAAAAGATTGATAAATATCTAATGAATGGATATTCAACAATATCATTAGGTTATATAGGACTATACGAAGCAACAAAATTAGTAGTTGGAGAAAGCCATACAACAGAAAAAGGTTCAAAATTTGCCCTAAAAGTTATGCATAGATTAAGAGAAGCTTGTGATAAGTGGAAAAAAGAAACAGGAATAGGCTTTGGTTTATATGGAACACCAGCTGAATCATTATGTTACAGATTTGCAAAAATAGATAAAAATAGATTTGGAAGTATAAAAGATATTACAGATAAGGGTTACTATACTAATTCATATCATGTAGATGTTAGAGAAAAAATTGATGCTATGAGTAAATTTATATTTGAATCACAATTTCAATCTATATCAAATGGAGGAGCAATTTCTTATGTTGAAATACCTAATTTAACCAAGAATTTAGAAGCAATAGAAGAAGTTGTTAAATTTATGTATGATCATATACAATATGCTGAATTTAATACTAAATCTGATTATTGCCATGTTTGTGCATATGATGGAGAAATAATAATAAATTCAGATGGAGATTGGGAATGCCCTCAATGCCATAATAAGGATCACAATAAAATGAATGTAACTAGAAGAACCTGTGGATATTTGGGAGAAAATTTCTGGAATGAAGGAAAAACAAAAGAAATAAGTAAAAGAGTCTTGCATCTATGA
- the nrdG gene encoding anaerobic ribonucleoside-triphosphate reductase activating protein, protein MKYSLIKEMDVANGPGIRTSLFVSGCKHKCKGCFNESIWDFNIGKEFTQETIDHIINLLKREYIKGLTLLGGEPLDPDNQECVYELVKQVREQLPNKSIWCYTGYTYEFIVGYMYKKLPYAKKILDSVDVLVDGKFILDLLDLKLQFRGSANQRVINLRQTEKEHKIIWALGKEEEAKYIKRVQRNNI, encoded by the coding sequence ATGAAATATTCACTTATTAAAGAAATGGATGTTGCAAATGGTCCGGGTATAAGAACTTCTTTATTCGTTAGTGGTTGTAAACATAAGTGTAAGGGCTGTTTTAATGAGAGTATTTGGGATTTTAATATAGGAAAAGAATTTACTCAAGAAACAATAGATCATATTATTAATTTATTGAAAAGAGAATATATAAAGGGTTTAACTTTATTAGGTGGAGAACCTTTGGATCCAGACAATCAAGAATGTGTATATGAATTGGTAAAACAAGTTAGAGAACAACTTCCTAATAAGAGTATCTGGTGTTATACAGGCTACACATATGAATTTATTGTGGGTTATATGTATAAAAAATTACCCTATGCAAAGAAAATATTAGATTCTGTAGATGTTCTAGTTGATGGTAAATTTATTTTAGATTTATTAGATTTAAAATTACAATTTAGAGGCTCTGCAAATCAGAGGGTTATAAATTTAAGACAAACTGAAAAGGAGCATAAAATAATTTGGGCTTTAGGTAAGGAAGAAGAGGCAAAGTATATAAAAAGAGTACAAAGAAATAATATTTAA
- a CDS encoding Asp23/Gls24 family envelope stress response protein, which produces MDELGKITISSTVIKDIIVEVLKDVENVVGVSEDEVKTKFTSLFKNDDKKSLEVEMGETECVIDLSISVVYGCKIKEVAKKVQNDIKNKVEELTGVNVKEINIVIAKVVKKEDE; this is translated from the coding sequence ATGGATGAATTAGGAAAAATAACCATATCTTCAACAGTAATAAAGGATATTATAGTTGAAGTCTTAAAAGATGTAGAAAATGTTGTTGGTGTTAGTGAAGATGAAGTTAAAACAAAATTTACAAGTCTATTTAAGAATGATGATAAAAAGAGTCTTGAAGTTGAAATGGGAGAAACAGAATGTGTTATTGATCTATCAATTTCAGTTGTGTATGGTTGTAAAATAAAAGAAGTTGCAAAAAAAGTACAAAATGATATAAAAAATAAAGTAGAAGAATTAACAGGTGTTAATGTTAAAGAAATTAATATAGTTATTGCAAAAGTAGTCAAAAAGGAAGATGAATAA